AAGTCCAGGTAGATGGCCGTGGCCGAAGCCACTACCAGCGTCAGCGCTAGGACGACGGCGATCAGCCCTACCCCCAGCAGGAGGGTCTGTCCGTCCTCCGCACCACTGACCCGACACATCCTTCCGGCAGCCAACCTCACCCGCTCGCGCATCGTGTGCCAGCGGCTGTGCGCGACCAAAGTCATGGATCGTCCCCCGTTCCGGCGAGAGTGACCGAACGCTCGGCGTCTATGACGACCACATCTCGCCCCACTCCGGCCCAGGCCAGCAGTGGCAGGTCTACACCGGTTTCCACTCGCACCACTGCAGCACTGCAGGGGGTATCCGCACAGGCCACGGTCATAGCACTGGCGGGGTCCACGTCGAGTCCCTGATCCGACAGGGCCAATCCCACAGCGGTGCGGGCGTGGACAACCGCCACCTCGCCACGCTCCACCTCCAGGATGCGGCTGGCGGCATCAACAGCCGAGGCCACAGCGAAAGAGGCGGCCTGCACCTGCGCGAGGGCAATGAGCAGGTAGACCACGGGCACCACCAGGACCACAGTCCAGCCGATGAACTCCACCGGCGCATTGCCCGCCTCCGGTTCAACCCCGGGCGGAGCGAGACCGCGCAGGAGCCACCGCACACGCGGGCGCAGCCGCCGCCCGCCGACGCCTGCACCGCACCGGCTGATGCCCCGACCGTTCACGGTTCACCCCCATCCACGCCCACCAGCGCGGCCTCGTCGACGGCGTGCCCGGTAACGTGCAGCGTCCCACCTGGCCCCAGTAGGCCCAGCATCGGCAGGGGCGCGGTCACGTCCACGCGCACAACCACCACGCCGTCGGAACTGGTGCGGGTGACGGTTACGTCCTGGACGTAGCCGTCGGCGAGGGCGGCACCGGCCAGGGCACGCACGCGCGCGTCCGCTTCGGCGGTGGTGCCGCCGACCAGGGCGGCACGGCGCGCACCCTCCCCGGCAGCGTCGGTGAGCACATTGCGCACGTGCATCCCCAGGGCCAGCTGCAGCAGGGCCAGCGACACGGCGATCACGAGGACGCCGACGAGCACGAAGTCGACGACGGCCGCACCGTATTCGCCCTTCTCGCGGTGAAGAGCTCCCCGTTCAGATGGCACCGGTGACCTTGGCGATGGCGTCGTTGAACACCTGTGTCAGCGTCGGACCGGCCACCGCCCACAGGGCGACGACCAGGCCGGCGGTCATGAGGGTGACCAGCACCCAGCCGGGCACATCGCCGCGCTCGTCGTGCAGGTTGCGGAGCCGGGTTTGCAGGTAGATGCTGAGACGACGCTTGAGGGTGTGCATGGGATTCTCCGTTTCTTGATGACTTGTATGACGGTTTCGAGGAGGTGGTGTGGCGCAGTGCTGGGATACGGGCACAGGCGGATCTGCGGGCAATCAGGTCATAGGCCGATCCGCAGCACGAACAGGCCCGGAAAGAGGGCGAAGACGACGGTGATGGGCAGGATGAGGAAGACGACGGGCACCATCTGAGCGATCTCACGGCGCCCACCCTCCTCCATGAGGGCTCGCCGGGAGGCCTCCCGCGCATCGGCGGCCTGTGCGCGCAGCACATCAGCCAACGGGGTGCCACGTTCCAGAGCGATCGCAATGGCCTCCGACAGGCGGGTCACTTGCAGTGAGCCGACCCGTTCCTCCAGATGGGCCAAGGCAGTGGTCAGCACGGTTCCGGAATTAACGTCCGCCACGGTCAGTTCGAGTTCCTCGATGAGCTCGCCGCGTCCCACCTGCGTGACCCGCTCGATGGCGGCGACAGGCCCCTGACCGGCGCCCACCACGAGGGCCAGGAGTTCGACGACGTCGGGCAGTTGAGATTCGATTCTCTCGCGACGCCGCTCCACGGTGCGCGTAAGCCACCAGTCACGGGCCGCCGCCCCGCCGACGGTTGCCAGCAGCGTAAGAATCAGCAGCAGCGGCACGTTGACCCGCCCGGTCATCGATAGTGCCAACCCGGTGCCGACGGCGAGGGCCAGTCCGGCCACGGCCCACAGCAGCTGCTGGGTGCGTAGTTCCTCATAACTCAGTCCCGTCCCGGAGCGGGCCAGGCGCCTGCGTACCGACTCGGCGGAGGAGCCGATCGCCTCCAGCAGGCCGCCGAGCCGGGTGACCGTCTCCAGCAGGAGGCCGCTGACGGTCTGAGCGTCGGCAGCCGGTGCTGCGCTCAGCAGCCGCGAGGTGCTGGGGCGCGGCTGCACGTAGGGCTCCAGGCGCGAGACCAGGGTGGGACGGCGACGTCGCAGGGCATCGCTGACCAGCAGGATGCCGCAGGCGGC
This genomic stretch from Actinomyces qiguomingii harbors:
- a CDS encoding peptidase T4, with protein sequence MNGRGISRCGAGVGGRRLRPRVRWLLRGLAPPGVEPEAGNAPVEFIGWTVVLVVPVVYLLIALAQVQAASFAVASAVDAASRILEVERGEVAVVHARTAVGLALSDQGLDVDPASAMTVACADTPCSAAVVRVETGVDLPLLAWAGVGRDVVVIDAERSVTLAGTGDDP
- a CDS encoding type II secretion system F family protein — translated: MSHVLAGALTGLLAACGILLVSDALRRRRPTLVSRLEPYVQPRPSTSRLLSAAPAADAQTVSGLLLETVTRLGGLLEAIGSSAESVRRRLARSGTGLSYEELRTQQLLWAVAGLALAVGTGLALSMTGRVNVPLLLILTLLATVGGAAARDWWLTRTVERRRERIESQLPDVVELLALVVGAGQGPVAAIERVTQVGRGELIEELELTVADVNSGTVLTTALAHLEERVGSLQVTRLSEAIAIALERGTPLADVLRAQAADAREASRRALMEEGGRREIAQMVPVVFLILPITVVFALFPGLFVLRIGL
- a CDS encoding TadE/TadG family type IV pilus assembly protein, with protein sequence MPSERGALHREKGEYGAAVVDFVLVGVLVIAVSLALLQLALGMHVRNVLTDAAGEGARRAALVGGTTAEADARVRALAGAALADGYVQDVTVTRTSSDGVVVVRVDVTAPLPMLGLLGPGGTLHVTGHAVDEAALVGVDGGEP